gctcACTGACAGAAGCTCACAGCTAAAGGGAGGTCTCCTAGGATGCAGGCATCTCATTGCTTCAGAgtctggggacacacacagaccAATGAGCTGTCTCGACCCAGGAGTTTGGAATGGGATAAAAGGGGGCCAGACACAACAAACGAGGCTGTTGTCTGATAACCAGAAGGGAGTTCTGTCATGTGTTACATCGTGGATTCACTGTAATAAGCCACCACCACCAGGACACTGGAGTGAGACCTGTGCCACACTCCTCTTGCTTTCTGCTTGACCCActcctgccctgggaaagcACAGAAGCCAAAAAATCCAGTTGTGCTCCAGCAAAAGATCACACAGCTGGTCTGACACAGCCACCCTTCCCTGTGAGGCTCATCACAGAGATGATGAGATGCTCTACTCCAAGTCTCTAAAAACCTAAGGCATCCCAACAGGTCAGGTCTAGACTGTCAGAAGTCCTGAAGAAATGGCTCTGGATGAGGAAGGGGCCTGTCTATCCCCCAGCAGTACCGTATACGTGGAGCACTCTTTCGCAGCACACTTTCAACGTAACTGTCCTTCTCCACAGTGGAAGCAGGGTTCCAGTACACACGGCACGCTGAAAAGTTCGATGACAGGGACACCTAGAGAAAAGGCAAATCTCTCTTTAAGATGATATATGTACACACAAACCTCATAGACAATGAAGTCTGTGATGGATTGCAGAGGGCCTAATAGAAAATGTCTTTTGATAACAGAAGTGATGATATCAGACCAGAATCAGGTTATGAGTAAATCAGGACTGATCTACGCCCAGCCATGTCCCAGTGCAGCACAAACACCTTGCAGCTATAAAATCTGTATTGTATTGGGAAGAAGGctgtttctttccatctctcacGTTATAAGTCGTTTAATTTACGGCAATGCCTCCTGAAAGAACTGTCTTGCCCACAACCAGCCAGCATTTTCACATGCAGACATGTGATCTGAGACAAGCTCTAGTGAGACAGAAATACTCTGTGAGGGATGCTGCACATATACAGCTGAAAGACTCATCTTGTCCATGTAGTTTTGAATGCTTGTCTGACAATAGAATGAATTCAGCTGGAAAAAACATCTATTTTAGTAATGAATGACAACCCTTTTGTCATAGAGGCAGCTATGAGGTATCATTTTCCATGCTTCTAATATCAAAGTTAAGTCCACCAAGCTTTTAAGCCAAACACTGGTATAATTTAATCTTTATAGAACAGCAAATGTAGATGATAAAAACTGCAGACAAGAAAAAAGAATGCAGAGACTGACTTAGTTCCTGTATCAGAACTCTAACTTCCCTTTCAAATCCACAAATTATGACACCACTAGATAAAATTACATACAAATCTCAATTCTTTCTCAGATCTGGCTTGACAATGACATTTTCTCAGGCTTGGCCTTTTTTTTGAACTAATCTCATGCATCACTTAGGTCTTCTGCCAATAACATTGCTGGGGAGTGACACAAGCAGGTGACAACTCTCACACAGCTGCAAGAAGAACAGACTCTTGGAAAGATACACTTATCTTCGTAAAACCATGTGCCTCCTTCTGAAAGGGCAAGACAAAGAGTTTATGTCTGAGtaataggaaaaaaagtcaTATCATGAGAATCATCATTGAACTGGCCGGAGTTGCATTTGCATTAGAGTGGCAAAGGTCTCCTAAGTCAGGTACTACAGAGGCAAAGCTCTACTCATGTGTACTCCTGTGCCAGATTGCTGCACTCTGCCACATCAGAAGCAATACAGTAAAACTCCTCTTGGCACACATCACAACACCCAGGGGAGCTCCTCTGGCACGTCCATGCCAACCTCACAACATAATCAGAGTGGCTCAGCACAAGCTGTAGCCCTGGCACTTGCCTTGCAGATTTCCAGCTTGAGATCATAAAATTCTTGACTGACTTCACAGGTAGTGGCCATCTCTAACACAGCTTTATGAATAAGCCCATTCAAGACTCTGCAGCGCACGTTGTCTTCTTTCCTTGTTTTTGTAAGgtcatttttctttaaaaagtccAGCTTGGTTGGTTTATACAActataaaaagaaacaaacaacacattaaaCAGTAGTTACACACCTTATTAGGCAACTATATACAGTTTCATGCACTTTACGAAGCATGCTCTTATTTCATTATTGCAGCTGTGAAGGCTTTATATAAGTCCTACATATTAAGTGTTTCAATATCAAATACTTCTGTTCACAAAATCTCTGACATTCGTGTACTACAGTCAAAGTTTCTAAAGTTCTTTGTGTATTTTGTAGCAAGTTATGAAGCTCCATAGATCTGTTTTCTCAAACACAGCATGCATGACTGAAATACAGCAAGCAAAACTGAAAAGTTTTGCTTGTTTGAAaagcaaacattaaaaaaattttcaTTAAACTAACTTCTATGAATAAAAGTTTTAATTTGAATCAGTACTCAGGAGTGTGCAAGAGAGCATTGATACTGGCAAGGATGAAGCTGAATGACAATCTTGTCACAGTCAGACTGGAGCCCTACTCTTTGCTCACAAAATCCTGCTATTTCTCCATGAGAAAATGCTTCAAAGTTAGAATCAATGGCAGAAACACAAGTCTGTTCCTCCTGGCACAAATAAACAAATCGCCTTCAGAGCTTGCACTTACCGTTTGTGATCCCAGGGTAGGGCTGTCATACCAGTACTTCTTTCttttgggaaaaggaaaggaaatcagCCTTATCTTTCAGTAGCTCAGAGAAATAAGGATTCTCTGTGTAATTATTATTCCACCTGCCTGAAAGGACACAACACCCATACAAGTCGCTATCCTCACAGCTGAGGTGCAGGGAGCAATTCTTCCCACTCACAGCTAAAGCTGCACATAGATGAGAAGGGGGTGGAAAACAACAGCTCTCAGGTTTCTTTAGATTCAGAGAATCATTAAGGTTCAAAAACAGGGCTAAGATCATCAGTCCCATGGTTAACCCAGCATTGACAAGTCCAGCACTAAACAGCACTAAATGTCTCTAAGCACCACTTTACACGTTTTCTGAACACTTCCTGAGACAGTGATTGCACCACTTTCCTGGGGATCCTGTTCTATTGCTTGAACATTCttccctttcagtgaagaaatttctcCCAATATGCAGTCTAAATGTCCCTtagtgcaacttgaggccatttcctctgtcctgtcacttgtttcTTGGGAGAAAAGACTTATtcccacctggctacaccctcctttcaggcagttgtagagagtgataaggtccccCCCGAGTCTCTttttccccaggctgaacacctccagctccctcagctgctcctcacaggacttgtgctccagattCTTCACCGCTGCCCTTcactggacatgctccagcatcTCGATGTCTTTCCCGTACAGAGGGGCCCAGAATTGGTCACAGCAcccgaggtgtggcctcaccgaGAGCACAGAGCACCGAGGGACGATCAGTGGCCCGGTCCTGCAGGACACACTACTGCTGGTAAAGGCCAgggccattggccttcttggccacctgggcacaagTTCAGCCGCTGCCGACCAGTTCAGATCGGCGGCTCGGGGTCGGTGTCTCTCTCTTCTCCGCGGtgccggggctgcgggagcgCCCGAGCCTCACACCCCTCTGACTCCCCTTGCCCCAGCGCCCACAGCCCACCCCGGCAGGGCCCCGCACCTACTTATTCTTGCGGAGCATTTTCCGCAGCAAGTTCCTGGAGCCGCCCAGGGCTGCGGAGCTGCGCAGGGCCCGACAGCACCGCGGCACCACGGCCACTCGGGCGCCCCACATTGTTGCCCTGgcccgcggcccggcccggcacggGGAGCTCCCACCTCCGCTCCGGCTGCGGCTCCCCCTGCCGGCACGGAGGCCCGGGCCCGCGGCTGTCCCGGCCGGTCCcggagagggaaggaaggaaggagagagggaaggagggagagaggcgGAGCCGCcctcaggctgggcagggctcgcACATACTCAGACCCTGGCTCCCTCACTGACCCGCGGCGGGAGCACGCACCCAAGGGCCGGGATTGCTGCCGGAGCGGCGGCAGGAGCCGCTCCGACACGCCGGCTGCGCTTGTGGCTGTGCCGGGCGGTCCCTCTAAGACGCCGTTTGCATGTCCTTCAATTCGCTGCTGCATCGGCGGACAGCTGTAAGGGGATGCGAGGAAAGTAAATAACATTGAGGCAAGACTCGGTACTCCGGACTTCTCCATTGAAGATCAAGACAAAACACTGCAGTTTTCCACACAGAACTGCTGCTGAATATTAAATAAATTGAACCCgtgatttatatattttatctgAATAGCACGAAATTACACGAAGTAATTACATGAAAAGTGATCAAATTGTTGCTTCTGCACTGATGGCATTAATCCTAAATGCaagctgctcagggcagcacctcACGAGGGATAGGAAGACCCGCCAGGCCTGCCTCTATGCTCTCTGCCATTTCCTCCATCATAACCCAGCGCGTCTTCTTGGTGGCACTTCCGATGTGAGGAGTTATTATAACATTCTTCAGCTTTAACAAGGGGTGATCCCTGcgagaggaaaagaaatgctGAACTAGTCACTCACAGCACAGTCATCAGTATTTCATCAGTATTGCAGGCCGCCagggaaaataataattaaaaataaaacaaaacctaaTTGTATGACCCACGTATATTCAGAGGAGTTCAAAGGGCTGCCTAGCTTGGTGGGGTTTTATGCAACAAATCCTCCAAATAAGTAAGTGTGAATTTTATTTGGCTGAAACAGGATTAGGGACAAAGTTTCAGCAGGACCAGTGCACATACCTCATATACTCCTATTAACAAAATTTTACTCAGTTTGAACATCACACATACACCCtttatttttaacataaatACATGTCCTACCTTGGCAAAGGTTCAGGATATGTCACatccagagcagctgccttAATAACTTTGTTTTGAAGGGCTTCCACCAAAGCATCCTGATCCACTATCAGACCTGGGGTACAGTAAGAAGGATATGTTTATTTTCATGTCCTCTCAGTATTCTTTTGGGTGAAGTGGTGAGGCAAACAGCAGGGCAGGCCATGGTCACAGTGCAGAAGCAGCAGTGGAGTGGGAGTGGGAAGCCTGGGTATGTGCATCAGGGAATTAGCAGAATGAAACCGAGTGCCAGGTGTCAGGGTGGGCTGTGCCACCCTAATGTGTGTGAGCAGCAACATtgcattaaataaataaaaagattaaGTAGGAGATATATAGAGACACATGGGCTTCTAACACTCCAAGGTCACTAAAATTTCAGAGGTCTACTTTCTCATTATTATGGgaacactgaaatattttgctgAGATATGACCATGGGTGTCTAAACAAACTAATAATCAGaaaatttacagaaaatttcAGAGGGACAGCCTCTATAATTGGAGGTTTTCCCAGGACTTGTCATGCCACCAAACTTTAATGCAGTTTTGTTTATTCTGCACCTTACCTCTGCTGATATTAATAAGAGTAGCAGTGGGTTTcatcagctccagctccctcttccCAATCAGTTTGTGTGTCTGTGGAGTTAGGGTTGCAGCCAATAATACAAAATCTGACTGCTGGAGCAAATCATCTATCTTCTTGCAGTAAATAGCTCCAACAgcactttcttcttccttttttctgaaggaaaaaatcccaaaattaaaCTTCAGTAGCAAGAAACAAGGGAAATGTCAAATCACCAGCAGAGAAAATGTTTGTTTATCTTTAAAGGTATCTTTATCTTTGCTGTGTAGTTCAAAGCAGTTAGCTGCTTGTCTGAAACTCAGTAAAAAAAAGATCAAGCTATTTCCCACAATACCAAGTGAACTGTACACAAATGTGCAGTATGGTGGGGATAGAAAGTAAGAAATGGGTATCACATAAATGCACTGAATAAATGATAAACCAAATGCATCTTTGTCACGATTTTTGTGCTAGGGATTCTTTTCCTACCCAAAAGCGAGACTGATGTCTTGTGAATATCAAATAATTTAAGTAAGTAATGTGAAAATTACTGAGGAAACAGACAAGACAGGGCAGGGATTAAATCTTTCCAAATCTACATCAGCAACAGCCTGATTGTGCTGTGCATCAGTGCTGATTCGCTGAAACCACACACTGCAGAACCTGCTGGCACACTCGATCTGTATCAGGATGAGGTTGGCTGGCTCTCATCAAATTCccacaaaagaaaagaatggaATGGGCCTGATGGGAGCACAAGGGCACAGGGCACATACACCTCATCTAGAAGACAGCAAACAGACTGGCAAGTCTGGCCCTATATTGTCACGTGGCTTTGGAAGGGTGAGATGTCTCTGCCTGAATCCCTGCCTCACCTAAATCACAGGAGTTCAGTCCTCCCAGTTTTCTCCTTTCCAGTCCATTGCAATGTCACCACCATGGCAGCAAGAAGTCAGGAGCCCCAGCTAACAGGGAGAATAGTGAATTATATCTCCCACATTCCTTCCTGACtttctttctgtaaaatttgggaaattaaCGACCATCTTGGAATATGTGTATGTATTTTTCCACTTAAAATAAAGAGCACTGTAAAAAGTGAAAGCACAGCGAAAAGTACAAATAACACATAAAAGGAGTGACAAAATAGAGTTGCCTTAGAACTGCAACAAGCTTTACCTCTGATTTCTGTTGTGGTACAAAATCTTCATTTCAAAGGCTTTGGCTCTTTCAGCCACTTTGTAACCAATTTTGCCCATTCCCACGATTCCCAGGGTTGCTCCAGAAACCTCAGCCCCCAGCCAGTCAACGGGGAAATACTCTGTGTCAGGGGAGACTGCCATCTCATGGCCTTGGAAGAGCAAAAGAAGAATTTTGTAATCTAAAGGATGTTCCAGCATCTGGTTACTTCCCCCCCCACACACTTTTTTATCATAGGACTAGGCAGAAGCACAGAAGCAGTAATGTATGGTCATGTAATGTATTGTTTCTGGACAATAAGTGAGTAATGCTGCACTGTACTCAGGACTGCTGACACTGATTTCTTGCTCAGGAGAGAAACATACCCAGCCTCTCTTTGGCAAGAAAGGAAGCAAGGAAGGTAAGGCCAAAGCAGCAGTAAGGGCTTCTGATTCCCAGCCTCCTTGCAGATATACCAGGGTTGGCAGGGAAAAGAAACACAGAGCATGGTGGGCAGATTTCTTGTTCATAATGACTCAGATACATGGCAGCTTGGCAAAGACAGGCTACAAACCTCCTTGAGAATACATTCTTTTAATCCCCTTTTATTGCAACCTGAAAAGCAAGACTGCAATGAACAAGTACAATGAATAAGTGGCTGtgagctgaaggagaagaggCCTGAATTTAGAACTGTCCAAAGAAGGAACAACTCTACCTTGCCAATATGCCAGTTTGGAAATAGGATGCCAATTATTGTCAACAAGACAGATTTGTCTTAACTTCTTCCTTTGCCCCTATTTCCCATGTTTCTAGTGTTAAGCTTACTTTTGCATCAGCACACATTTCCTTCATGTTTTGAAGTCATCTTTTCTATGAAAAAACTAAGATCATTTAAGTTATTACCTTCCACAAGTCTCCTGGAAGATGCCAGCATCAAAGCCATCCCCATGTCTGCAGTGTCAGTGGAAACAACAAATGGAGTATTGGACACCTTCACACCATAGCTGGAGAGGAGTTTCAGATCCAAGTGATCTATTCCCACTCCAGCACTTGCAACTACTTTCAAGTTATTcaagctctggagcagctcttCATTAATAGCTGGTTTGTGATACCACACATAGATAGCTCTGATCTTTTTGCTGAGAAACGTCTTGTTTTCAAGATATTCTTTCATGGTGATGAGATGAAAACGTTTCTTCAGAAATCCAAGATGGTCTTCATATACTCCAAGTCTCCCTCCTATACAGTCAACTAGCACATAAGGCAGTTCCTGACTCTCCATGCCCTACAAAAGCAAAGAGAATCAAAAGGGCATTATCTGAAGAGAtccattttacctttttttctaAAAACCAGAAATTGATTGGCTCAATTATGTGCTGTTTTCCCACTTGATGAAGGATTTGGCTAAAGATAACCACTCACACATGCAGAAGTCTTTTGGTTTCTCCCTGTGTTATTCAGAAGGATGTTCAATTTCTATATAATCTTATTAacaagaaaacatttctggCATACCAAGTATGCTAACACTTAAACAAATGAATAACCAGTTGTTACTCCTGTTCAATGTTCAATATCTAAAGCCAAAGTCTATTATTTAAGAATGCGGCCGTGTGAGTGGAAAGGTATCTTTTAGTCTGCAAATTCTGCCACTTCTGCAATTATACTAAGCAATTATCATTGATGAGATTATCTCAGTAAAAATCTCATTTAATGTAACAGAGCTATAAATTGTCAGTTATGAACTTTGGAGTTACCCATGAATGTAAATTTACCCTTtctttcttcagcctccttcaGTGCTTTGCCAACTCTTCACTCTTCACTCTGCTGACTCTGCAAAGAGCCAAGGCTGTGATCTCAGGTTAAAGCCGAGACGCCCTCACGCCGCACCTCATTGCGAGAGGCAGTGCTCCCGCCCCGGCACCGCCGGGCCAGCTCCCCCTTCTGTGCCCCGGCCACCCGGCCCGGAGCGCGGTGTCCCGGCAAgttctccctgcccagggcgGGCGGAGCGCTTTCCCCTGTCCCGGCAGGACTTAAGATAGGAGGGAGCTGGAGGGCGGCCGCGGGCTCTGTCCAGCCCTGAAGGGCGGCTGGGAGCGGGCGAGATCCCTCCCGCTGCCAGCCCGGGCGGGATCTCGCAGGACCGCGGGAGCCCCTGCGCCCGGTGCTGCCCCCGGAGCCGCCCGCGGGGCCCGGGCCCTGTCCCCGCCTGGCACAGGGGGGCCCGGCGCGGTCCCGCCGTGCCGCTCGCACTCACCCTCCGGCCGTGCCCGCCGCTCCCTGCGCGCCGCGGGGCGGAGCGGGAGCGGCCGCCGAGGCgggcacggcccggccgcccGCACCCCGCCCGGGGCAGCCTGCGCGGCCAGCGGGGAGGAGAGGCGGCGCCAGGGCACGGCACGGGCACCCCGATCCCTCGGAGAGAGAGCAAGGCGAGCTCACGAGTGATTGTGTGTTTTTGTAGGAGTGTTTCTGTGCTGTTCGTGATTTCAATACAGTCGGGATTTTGCGTTAATGTCCTGCGCGCTGTGTCTTCCATACTGTCTTTGAAAATCGGACGTGGTCTGGCCTTTCTGCTGATCATTACATGCTGTGCATATGAGTCTGCATAAGATGAAGAGTTGTCTCTGACCAACCTACACCAGTGACAGCTCTCACTGTACAaatgaaggtcttttccaacctataTGATTCTAAGAGTACCCTAAAAATCTCTCTTTGAGAGCTAAGCAGCTGGGGCACGCTCAGGTGCTTGGACACCTGAGATGATAGCTCAGCTACAGATAGTCCTGTGCCAACTTCAGCTGAGAATATGTGAGAATTTTTCTGACAAGGTTACTTGGTCTgtgtcatagaatcacagaatggttttgggttggaatggaccttaaagcccatctatttccaaaccccctgccacaggcagggacacctttcacctAGACcatgttgctcagagccccatccagcctggtcttgaacaTTGGTAGGGATGGGGCATCTACAACTTCTCTGCTCAACCTGTTCTGTTGCCTCATTATCCTCAAAGAGGACAATTTCTTCCTAATCTTCTCTATTCTACTACCTAACCTAAACCTACGCTCCTTCAATTGAAGGCCATTCCCCTTGTTCTATCACTGCTTGTGaagagtccctctccagctctcttgcagTCCCCCTTTAGCTACTGCAAGGTTGTTATAGGGTCTCctctgagccttctcttctccaggctgaacaacgcCAACCCTCCCATTTTGTCCTCATAGTAGAGGCTCTCCAACCCTGTGATAACTTAGTGGCCTTCCCTGGACCCACTTCAATAGGTTCACATATTTTTTGTGCTGAGGACCCCAGGGCTAGATGCAACATTCCAGATGGGATCCCACAAGAGCAGAATAGAGGGGAAGAACCACCTCCCTCGATCTCCATATCCAGTGATGGGCACTGGGAAGTACAGCTTCAGTTCTCAGGTCACAGAGGCTGTGCTGAAGTGAttcccctggctgtgcaggtgGTTGTAATCACCGGGGAGGACGCCTGGTTTCTGGGGTCACAGCACCTCAggagccaggacacac
This genomic window from Zonotrichia albicollis isolate bZonAlb1 chromosome 1, bZonAlb1.hap1, whole genome shotgun sequence contains:
- the RBFA gene encoding putative ribosome-binding factor A, mitochondrial isoform X1, whose translation is MEKSGVPSLASMLFTFLASPYSCPPMQQRIEGHANGVLEGPPGTATSAAGVSERLLPPLRQQSRPLGACSRRGSVREPGSEYVRALPSLRAAPPLSLLPSLLPSFPLRDRPGQPRARASVPAGGAAAGAEVGAPRAGPGRGPGQQCGAPEWPWCRGAVGPCAAPQPWAAPGTCCGKCSARISRKKYWYDSPTLGSQTLYKPTKLDFLKKNDLTKTRKEDNVRCRVLNGLIHKAVLEMATTCEVSQEFYDLKLEICKVSLSSNFSACRVYWNPASTVEKDSYVESVLRKSAPRIRYLLKSQQIVGNVPPVVFIKDKEAAAVKEVEDLLAIADFGPPEEEASSQNDLSKLFPSTTQSSDSPMRPNLFGVDHELLNKQIMDYKKMKVSRHTQSFVWTEKQQQQLSKIQKKMKKKKARNPPDDDDVMPQKHLLDRYEADYWDDNSESASDYELQDELQEEVNELDEDDDKTLTQPTGKRK
- the LOC102069093 gene encoding putative 2-ketogluconate reductase, with the protein product MESQELPYVLVDCIGGRLGVYEDHLGFLKKRFHLITMKEYLENKTFLSKKIRAIYVWYHKPAINEELLQSLNNLKVVASAGVGIDHLDLKLLSSYGVKVSNTPFVVSTDTADMGMALMLASSRRLVEGHEMAVSPDTEYFPVDWLGAEVSGATLGIVGMGKIGYKVAERAKAFEMKILYHNRNQRKKEEESAVGAIYCKKIDDLLQQSDFVLLAATLTPQTHKLIGKRELELMKPTATLINISRGLIVDQDALVEALQNKVIKAAALDVTYPEPLPRDHPLLKLKNVIITPHIGSATKKTRWVMMEEMAESIEAGLAGLPIPREVLP